Below is a window of Solirubrobacterales bacterium DNA.
GTACGAAAACATTCTTTACGAGGTCGCAGACGGTGTGGCGACGATCACCCTCAACCAACCGGACAAGCGCAACGCGCTGAGTCACGGAATGCTCGATGACCTGGTTGACGCATTTGGCAAAGCCAAGGTTGACCCGGAAGTGCGGGTCGCGGTCCTGACAGGCGCGGGGGACGTGTTCAGCGCAGGCGGCGATCTCTCCAGCTTCTCGCAGGACGTCCCGCTCGCGCACAAGCACTACGGCACCACCCGCTTTCTAGATCTCTTCCGCGCGATCGCCGAGCTCGGCAAGCCGACGATCTGCAAGGCCAACGGGCACGTCGTTGCTGGCGGCCTTGGCGTGGCGCTCGCGTGCGACCTGATCGTCGCTTCTGACGCCGCGAAGTTCTCCACGCCCGAGATCAACATCGGCCTCTTCCCGTTCATGATCATGGCGATCATCTACCGCAACGTTCCACGCAAGAAGGTCAACGAGATGTTGCTGCTGGGCGAGCGCATGACTGCCGAGGAGGCCGTGAACTTCGGTCTGATCAACAAGGCGGTCCCGCGCGAGGAACTCGACGAGGCAACCGACGCCTGGGCCAAGAAGCTCGCCGCCAAGGCGCCCGTCGTGATGCGACTCGGGCACGACTCGATGATCAACCAACAAGACCTGCCGTATTTCAGCGCCCTCGAGTATCTGCACACGCAGTTCACCGTGGCGCTCGGAACTGAAGACGCGATCGAGGGCGCAATGGCGTTCTTCGAGAAGCGCGAACCCGAATGGAAGGGCCGATAGATGACTGAGAAGGACGGAGCTGCAATCAAGTCGCAGATGGAGGAACTCGTCGACGAGTTGCTCGCCAAGCGCGAGCACAACCTCACGGGCGGCGGCGAGGCGAAGATCGCCAAGCAGCACGAGCGCGGCAAGCTGACCGCTCGCGAGCGCCTTGATCTTTTGATCGACGACGGCACCTGGGTTGAACTCGGCCTTCACGCCCGACCACACTTCTCGCAGCGCGCAATGGAAGGCGTCGACGCGCCGGCCGATGGCGTCCTGACCGGCTACGGCAAGGTCAACGGGCGACTGGTGGGCGTAGGCGCATACGACTTCACCGTCATGGCGGGCTCGATGGGCCTGACCGGCGAGGTCAAGCTTGCGCGGCTGCGGGCACTTGCCCTGAACAAGCGCATGCCAATGATCTGGCTGCTGGATTCAGCTGGCGCGCGAATCCAAGAAGCAGTCGGAAGCCTTTTTGCCGGCTCCGGCCACCTCTTCCGCGAGCAGGTGACGATGAGCGGCGTGATCCCGCAGATCGCAGCGGTGATGGGACCATGCGCCGCGGGCACCGCGTACATCCCGGCGCTCACTGACTTCTTGCCGATGGTCAAGGGCCAGGGCTCGATGGCGCTCGCTGGATCCCACCTCGTCAAGGCAGCAACCGGCGAGGACGTCACCGACGAAGAGATCGGTGGCTACAAGGTCCATAACCGCAAGAGCGGCGTGGCCGACACGGAATGCAATGATGACGCCGAGTGCATCCAGTCGATCAAGGACTACCTCTCATACATGCCTTCCCACAGCGGCGAGAAGCCGCCGATCAAGGCGACCGAAGACCCGGTCAATCGCCACTCCGAAGAGCTGCTGAACATCCTGCCCGAGAGTTCACGCCAGCCCTACGACATGTACGAGATCATCAAGCACATCGTCGACGACGGTGAGTACTTCGACATGAAGGGCAAGTGGGCGAAGTCGATCATCACGTGCTTTGCGCGGATGGACGGGCGCAGCGTCGGCATCGTCGCCAACCAGCCCAAGCACCTCGGCGGGATCCTCGACAACGACTCGGCGGACAAGGCCGCGCGCTTCATCAACCTCTGCGACGCCTACGGCGTGCCGCTGATCTACCTGCAGGACGTTCCCGGCTTCATGGTCGGCAGCAAGGTCGAAGAGGCGGGCATCATTCGCCACGGCGCAAAGTTCCTCTACGCGACCTCTCGCGCCACGGTGCCGAAGGTCACGATTCTGATCCGCAAGTGTTACGGCGCTGGCTACTACGTGATGAACGGCTCGGGCTACGAGCCCGATGCGATCTACGCATGGCCAACGGCTGAGATCAGCGTGATGGGCGCCGAGGGCGCGGTGAACATCATCGGTCGCAGCATCATCGAAGCTGCCGAAGACCCAGAGGCCAAGCGCGAGGAACTGCTCGCGCAGGCCCAGAAGATGATCGACGTCTACCTCGCCGCAGGCAACGGAATGATCGACGACGTGATCGACCCACGCGAGACGCGCCACCACATCATCCGCGCGCTCGAAATGGCCGAGAACAAGCACGTCGATCGCCCGGCCAAGAAGCATGGAGTGATGCCCGTATGACCGACCCCACCATTTTGCTGCACACCTCAGGTGTGCAACTCGATTCTGCGGAGAGAAATGGCTTAGGTATCGGGTCGATCGCTGCACACCTCTGGTGTGCAGCGGGTTCCCGGGCGCCGCAGCTCGCCTCATCCTCCCGCCGCCTGCAGGTCACATCCGTTCGCCAACGATCTGCTGCTCACCAGAGGTGCGCAGCAACTAACCCCTTGAACAAGCCCCTTCTCAATGCCAAATCCCATTGCACACCAGAGGTGCGCAGCAAAGGAATCACCAATGTCGGGATTTGAGAAGCCTTGCATCCTCACCAACTCGATCAGCGGTGTCGTTGCCAACAAGGAGCAACACCCGGCGATTCCGTACACGCCCGAGGAGTACGCCGCCGAAGCGCGCAGCGCGGTTGACGCCGGCGCGGCGATGATTCACATTCACGCGCGCAAGCACGACGGCACGCCGAGCTTCGAGATCGAGAACTACCGAGAGATCACCGACGCGATCAAGCAAGAGTGCGGCGACGTGATCATCAACTTCTCGACCGGCGCCGTTGGCCTGAGCGTTGAGAAGCGGCTCGAGTATCTCGAGGCGATCCGCCCAGACATCGCGGCCCTGAACATGGGCTCGATGAACTACGCGAAGTACTCGAAGCGCCGTAAAGAGTTCATCTTCGGCTTCGTATTCGAGAACAGTTTCGAGACGATCATCCAGTTCCTGACTGCGATGAACGAGTACGGAATCCGGCCCGAACACGAGTGCTTCGAGCTAGGGCATCTTGCGTCGCTTGAGCCGCTGATCGACATGGGCATTCTCGAGTCGCCACTGCAGATCTCGCTGGTGACCGGCGTGCTTGGCGGCACCCCGGCGCGCGCCGCAAACTTGAAGCACATGGCTTCACAGGTTCCCCAGCCGGGCGGGCATGGGGGAGATGGCGCGAACAACTGGGGGATGGTTGGCGTCTCGCGCGAGCAGTGGGACCTGGTGCCCGTTGCGGTTGCCGAGGGCGGCAACGTTCGCGTCGGACTGGAAGACAACCTGTACCTCCCGAATGGCGAACTCGCCAAGGGCAACGGCGAACTCTGCGAAGAAGCCGCGCGCCAGATCGAGGCGGGTGGCCGCAAGGTTGCCTCGATCGCCGAGGCCCGCGAGCTGCTTGGGGTTCCGCGCAATGTCTGATCTTCCGTTGAAGGGCGTCAAGGTCCTCGACCTCTCGCGCCTTCTCCCCGGACCGTTCTGCTCATTGCTGCTCGCCGACCTCGGCGCAGAAGTGCTGAAGGTCGAAGACACCGGCATGGGCGACTACCTGCGCTGGACGACGCCGTACGCGGGCGGGGAAGAGGCCAAGGCAAGCGGCACCCACAGCGTCCAGTTCGACGCGCTCAACCGCAACAAGAAGTCGATCCAGCTCGACCTGAAGTCGATCGAAGGCAAAGAGATCCTGCTGAAGCTCGTCGCGGCACACGACGTCGTACTTGAGTCTTTCCGTCCCGGCGTGCTCGCCAAACTGAACGTCGGATACGACCAGATGAAGACCGTGAATCCCGGTGTCGTCTATTGCGCGATCACAGGCTATGGACAGGACGGGCCTTTCGCACTTCGCGCAGGTCACGACATGAACTATCTGGGCTTGAACGGACTGCTCGGACTGACCGGCGCCAAAGGCGGCGCCCCGGTTCAGGCCGCAGGCCAGATCGCAGACATCGGCGGCGGGGCCCAGATGGCAGCGATCGCAATTCTCGGCGCGCTGGTGAAGAAGCAGACGACGGGCGAGGGAGCCGAGATCGACATCTCGATGACCGACGGCGCCCTGAGCTGGCTCGCAATGCCGGCCGCGGCGGCGCTTGCGGGCGACGTCCGCGAGCGAGGCGAAGTTGACCTCGCCGGCAAATGGGCTTGCTACATGCCGTATGAGGCCGCCGACGGCTGGATCAGCTGCGGCGCCCTGGAGCCGAAGTTCTGGCAGGCATTTGCGCGCGGCGTTGGTCGCGAGGACCTGATCGAGAACCAGTTCGAGCTCGCTGGCAGCGAGGGTTGGGCCGTCGTCGCCGAAGTCTTCAAGACCAAGACGCGCGCCGAGTGGGCCGCATTCAACGACGAACACGACTGCTGCATCGAACCGGTGCTTGATATCGACGAAGCCCTCGAGTCCGATCTGGTGAAGTCACGCGGGATGGTGATCGAAATCGACCAGCCGGGCGTCGGCCCAGTCGCCCAGCTCGCACCACCGTTCGTGATCGACGGAGTCCGCCCGGACCGACGCGAACCCGCCCCCGGATTTGGCGAGCACACCGACAGTGTTTTGGAATCGCTCGGCTACAGCGACGACCAGATCGCCGAGTTGCGATCGAGCGGTGCCGTCGCAGGAGTGGAAAGCGTGCCCGCGCAGTGACGCCCACAACTACGCCAAGCACCGATGGCCTCCTGCGCATGGCCGCGCTAGCCGAGCAGAGCGGAGTATCTGCCGCGACAATCAAGCACTACCTGCGCGAAGGCCTGCTGCCCGCGCCGGTCAAGACCAGCCGCAACATGGCCTGGTATTCGCCCGAGTACGTGGACCGCATCAAGCTGATCAAGCGGCTCCAGGAAGAGCGCTACCTGCCGCTCGACGTGATCAAGCGCATCCTCGAGAATGAGCCCGACCAGGTTGAGGCGCGCCTTGAGCTTGGCGACGCGTTGCTGCAGCGCTCCGAAGCAGCGCTCGCTAGCGGCAAGGGACTCACGCGAAAGCAAGCTGTCTCCAAGCTCGATCTTCCCGACGATGTTCTGGACGCGTTCGAGCGCATCGGCGCAATTGAGCCGCACGAAACGAAGGGCGGCGTCCGCTACACCCAGCCCGACGCTGAGTTCCTGACCGCAATCGCCGAGTTCCGCAAGAGCGGCTACGGCGAAGCGCTCGGCTTCACCGTCTACGACGCCCTGATCTACATGCGCCACCTCGAAGCCCTCGCGCGCGACGAAGTCGACGTGATCTCAGAGAAGCTCCCGGGCAAGCTGTCGGCCGACGAGGCCGCAGACCTGATCGAGCGTGGGCACGGCCCGATGCGTGATCTGCTCAGCGCGATGCACGTGAAGCTGCTTGTTGCTGAGCTTCGTCGTCGCCAGGACAGCTGAGAGTCGGCGCACAGCACTGGGCCGGTTGGTTCTTCCGTCACCAACGATGACGTTCAGTTTCGTCCCGCCTGTCGTAAGGGCGAACGTCTTCAGTGGACTCAAGCACGAGCACCAGAGTGAAAGGCAGCACCGCCGCCGCGCCGATCACGTTGCGGCTTTTTTGGCCCTCGTTTCCTGTGCGCTGGAAGCTCTCGCTCCGTTAGCCTGCCGACATGCCCGAACCGCTGATCGCCGCCGCGATCCAGATGAACTCCCAGGCCGACAAGGCCCACAACAACGAACGCGCTCATGCGCTTGTTCGCGAGGCCGCGGCCGACGGCGCGCAGCTGATCGTCCTACCCGAGAAGTTCAACGTCATGGGCGGCACCGAGGACTACTTCGAGAACGCGGAACCGCTCGACGGCCCAACAATCGTCAGCCTCGCGCGCATCGCCGAGGAGCTGAAGATCGACATCGTCGCCGGTTCGATCGTTGAGCGCATCCCGGGCCAGGAGAAGCTCGCCAACACCTCAGTGCACATCGGCCCAGACGGCGCGATCAAAGCGACCTACCGCAAGATCCACATGTTCGACGTTGTGCTCAACGGTCAGGAATACAAAGAGTCCGACCACGAGGATCCCGGGAATGATGTCGTTACGACCGAGCTCGCGGGCGGCCAGCCGCTCGGCCTGACCGTTTGCTACGACGTCCGCTTCCCCGAGCTTTACAGAATCCTCGCCACCCGCGGCGCCCTGATCGAGACCGTCCCGGCGGCCTTCACCTACACGACAGGCGAGGCCCACTGGGAGCTCCTGCTGCGCGCCCGCGCCGTAGAAAACCAGCTCTTCGTCATCGCGCCGAACCAGTTCGGCTGCCACGACGGCGACCGCCGCTCCTACGGCAACTCCATGATCGTTGACCCCTGGGGAACCGTGCTCGCACGCGCCGGCGACGTGGGCGACGCAGTAATTGCAGCGGAGCTCGACTTTGTCGCTCAATCAGCCATCCGCGATAAGCTGCCGAGCCTTGCCAACCGCGTGCCCGGCGCCTACTCATGGTGACCTCAAACGCGGACAGGGTAAGGAAAACTTGATGTCAGAAACCAGCTCAACACCCTCGGCTTCCAACGAAAGGCTTCCGGCCCCGATGCAGAACGACATGGTCAAAAAGCTCGTCTACAGCGGCGTTCTCGCGGGCGTCAGCGCGATCGCGGCGATCGCAGCGCGCAAGATCACCGAACAGATCTGGATCAGGGTGTTCAACGAGGAACCACCGATCGACTAGCGATGTCCACACCCCCCGAAAACACGCCACTCGGCGAGTCGATCAGCGAAATCATCGACCGCACGACCAAGATCGTCCACGAAGAGATCGAGCTAGCCAAGGCCGAGATGTCGGTCGCCCTTCAAGACCTTCTGCGCGGATCTGTCGCCGGAATCGTCGGCGGTGTATTTGCCTTCTTCGGTCTCTTCATCATCCTGATCGGAATTGCGTTTCTGATTTCAGATGTGATCGACTACGGACTCTGGCCGGGATTCCTGATCGTTGCGCTGCTTTCGTTTGTCATCGGCGGACTACTCGCGCTCGTCGCGCTGAAGAAGATCAAAAAGGGCTCGCAGCTCACTCCAAGCCAGGCAATTTCCGAGGCCAAGCAGACGCGCGACGCGCTCCAGGCCGAGGCCGATACTCCGATCGAGTCGATCGACTCCGTCGCTGTCGAAGAGCCGTCCGCCGGATCAGCGCCAGCCGCCGTTGCAACTCCTGTTAAGCCCGCCACGGATCCAGCGGTCGTCGAAGCCAAAGAAGATCTCAAGGAAGCGCGCGAAGACGCCAACGAACTCCATCTCGACGCCAAAGAGCTCAAGAAGCGCGCAAAGCAAGAGGCCAAGGAAGCCAAGGAGGCCGCCAAGGCCGCCAAGGTTGCCGAACAAGAGGCCGCAAAGGCCGATGCGATCGCGGCAAAGGCCGCCGAGAAGGCCGAGAGGGAAGCCGCCAAAGCGAAGGCCCAGGCCGAAAAGGACGCGTCCAAAGCAGCCAAGGCCGCCGAAAAGCAGGCCAAGAAGGGTGGAGAGCAGCCCCCACAGGCTCCGCCAGCACTGGACGCCAAGCCCTACGTCGCGCCACGGCCACCAGCGCAGCCGCCCGCAGTTCCGCAGCGCCCGCCGGCTCCGCCAAGCCAGACTCCGCCGCCCGCGCAGCCGCCGCAGCCGCCGCGCGACACGTCCACACCCTATGACCCGAAGAGTGACGAATAATGGCTCAGCGCAGCCCCGCGGAAATCCGCGCCTCGATCGAAGAGAACCGCCAGCAGCTAGTTCATTCAGTCAACTCGGCGCGCACTGAAGTTGCGCGGATCACCGACTGGCGCCAGCACATCGCTGACCACAAGCAGGAGCTCACCGTAGGCGCGGCCGCGATCGGTTTTCTCGTAGGCAGCTCGCTCGTGCTCAAGGGCCTGCGCCGCCGCCGAGGCTGATCCCCGACCGTTGTTTCCCCGTCGGCTCGCCGGGGTAACTTGCAAGAGTGGATCCCACCGCGCCCAAACGCGAGGTTGTCGTCTCAGCGCGGACGGTCGCCAAAGTCTTTCTCGTCGCCCTCGGCCTCAGCGCCGTCTGCTATTTCCTCGTGCTCGCGCGGCAGGCGCTCGGGCTCGTCATCATCTCGATCTTTCTGGCCGTGGCACTCGGGCCCGCCGTCGGCTTCTTCGAGAACCGGTCCCGGATCCCGCGCTGGCTGTCAATCATCGTCGTTTACCTGCTTGTGATGTCGGCAATTGTGCTGATCGGACTCATCGTGGTGCCGCCAATCGTCACAGGCGTGCAGCAGCTCGCCGAGGAGATCCCGATCCGGGTCGAAGAACTCAAGCGCACGGGTTGGATCCTCGATCTCGACAATCGCTACAACGTCGTGGACAAACTCGGATCGTCGGTGAGTGAGCTGCCTCAGCAGCTTGGGACGGCGGCCGGCACACTCCAGGCCGTCACCTTGGGCGCGCTTTCCGCATTCGTGCAACTGGTCACCGTTCTGACGCTCGTGTTCCTCTGGTTGCTCGATGGTCCGCGGATCGTGCACTGGCTTTCCGTGCAGTTCTCTGGCGATCAGAAGGATCGGATTAACGCCCTCGCCAGCGACATGTATCGCGTCGTCAGCGGCTATGTGGTCGGAAACTTCGTGATCAGCGTCGCGGCCGGTTCTGTCACCTACGTGACGCTGATCACCCTCGGCATCCCATTCGCCGCGCCGTTGGCAATCTTCATGGCCTTCATGGATCTGATTCCGATGGTCGGCGCGACGATCGGCGGCGCGATCGTCGGATTGGCAAGTATTGCGCTCGGCGACTTCCCGTGGGACCCGATTATTTGGCTGATTGTCTTGACGGCCTACCAGCAGGTCGAGAACAACCTGCTCCAGCCGGTCATCTACAAGCGCACGGTCGCCGTGCCGCCAATTCTCACAATCATTGCGGTTTTGATTGGAGCGGCCCTGCTCGGCGTGCTCGGGGTATTGCTCGCGATCCCCGTCGCGGCGATGCTGCAGGTGCTGGCCTCGGATGTTTGGCCCGAGGTTCAGAAACGACGCGAAGCTGCGCGCGCCAAGTCCGCGGTCTCCTCGAACACCGTGCCCGCCGCCGATTAAGTGATGTCGATCAGGCCGCTGGGGAACACCCCGACGCCGATCAGACCCGGACCGACGTGCGCGCCGATCACCGGCCCGATCTCGCCGGGCACGAAGGCCGGCCCGCGCCCCAGGCGGTAGGTGAGGTCGTCGATCACGACCTGCGCCCGCTCGGGAGCTTGAACGTGCTGCACGAGGTAGCCACCGCCCTCGGGAATGCTCTGCTCGGCAAGCTCGGCGATCCGCGCGAGCACGCGTGACTCAGTGCGCACCTTCTCGACTGGCACGATCCCCTCGGAACTGACCGTCAGGATCGGCTTGATCTTGATCGCCCCACCGACGATCGCCGCCCCAGTGCCGACACGGCCGCCGCGGCGCAGGAACTCAAGGGTGTCGATCGCAAACCAGAAGCGCAGGCCGGCATTCATCTCGCGCGCGGCTGCGACGACTTCTCCGTGGGCGGCCCCGCGATTGGCCGCCGCGCCGGCTGCCATCAGAATCGTGCCGTACCCACCGCAGGCCGAGCCCGTGTCGAGCACGGTGATGCGCAGCGGATCGACGCCGTCGCGCACCAGCTGCTGCTTGGCCTGGAGGGCGCTGTCGTAGGTTCCGGAAATGCCAGAAGAAAAGTGCAGTGAAACGACGTCGTCGCCGGCTTCGATCGCCGGCTCGTAGGCATCCAAAAACTGGCCGACCGACGGCTGGGACGTGCCCGGGAGATCCTTCATCTCGCGAATCTCGTCGTAGAAGCTGTCGAGATCAGTGATCTCGAGCTCCGGGACTGAGCGGTCATTCCAGACCACGGAAAGACTGACCTGGGTGATGCCGTAGTCGGCAATCTGTGCAGGGGTGAGATACGACGTGCTGTCGCCGACGACGCGGACGGACACGGCCGATGCCTAGAGGTTGTTCTCGAGCTGCAGGCCTTGGGCCCGAGGCGCGGGAGCAGATGGCTCCTCAGTCTGCGCAGGCTGCTCGACGCCCATGACGCTCGCCAGCTCGCCGCTCTCGTACATCTCGGTGACGATGTCGCAGCCACCGATCAACTCGCCGTCCACAAAAAGCTGAGGGATTGTGGGCCAGTCGG
It encodes the following:
- a CDS encoding DUF3618 domain-containing protein encodes the protein MAQRSPAEIRASIEENRQQLVHSVNSARTEVARITDWRQHIADHKQELTVGAAAIGFLVGSSLVLKGLRRRRG
- a CDS encoding MerR family transcriptional regulator; the protein is MTPTTTPSTDGLLRMAALAEQSGVSAATIKHYLREGLLPAPVKTSRNMAWYSPEYVDRIKLIKRLQEERYLPLDVIKRILENEPDQVEARLELGDALLQRSEAALASGKGLTRKQAVSKLDLPDDVLDAFERIGAIEPHETKGGVRYTQPDAEFLTAIAEFRKSGYGEALGFTVYDALIYMRHLEALARDEVDVISEKLPGKLSADEAADLIERGHGPMRDLLSAMHVKLLVAELRRRQDS
- a CDS encoding CoA transferase; translated protein: MSDLPLKGVKVLDLSRLLPGPFCSLLLADLGAEVLKVEDTGMGDYLRWTTPYAGGEEAKASGTHSVQFDALNRNKKSIQLDLKSIEGKEILLKLVAAHDVVLESFRPGVLAKLNVGYDQMKTVNPGVVYCAITGYGQDGPFALRAGHDMNYLGLNGLLGLTGAKGGAPVQAAGQIADIGGGAQMAAIAILGALVKKQTTGEGAEIDISMTDGALSWLAMPAAAALAGDVRERGEVDLAGKWACYMPYEAADGWISCGALEPKFWQAFARGVGREDLIENQFELAGSEGWAVVAEVFKTKTRAEWAAFNDEHDCCIEPVLDIDEALESDLVKSRGMVIEIDQPGVGPVAQLAPPFVIDGVRPDRREPAPGFGEHTDSVLESLGYSDDQIAELRSSGAVAGVESVPAQ
- a CDS encoding AI-2E family transporter — translated: MDPTAPKREVVVSARTVAKVFLVALGLSAVCYFLVLARQALGLVIISIFLAVALGPAVGFFENRSRIPRWLSIIVVYLLVMSAIVLIGLIVVPPIVTGVQQLAEEIPIRVEELKRTGWILDLDNRYNVVDKLGSSVSELPQQLGTAAGTLQAVTLGALSAFVQLVTVLTLVFLWLLDGPRIVHWLSVQFSGDQKDRINALASDMYRVVSGYVVGNFVISVAAGSVTYVTLITLGIPFAAPLAIFMAFMDLIPMVGATIGGAIVGLASIALGDFPWDPIIWLIVLTAYQQVENNLLQPVIYKRTVAVPPILTIIAVLIGAALLGVLGVLLAIPVAAMLQVLASDVWPEVQKRREAARAKSAVSSNTVPAAD
- a CDS encoding DegV family protein, producing MSVRVVGDSTSYLTPAQIADYGITQVSLSVVWNDRSVPELEITDLDSFYDEIREMKDLPGTSQPSVGQFLDAYEPAIEAGDDVVSLHFSSGISGTYDSALQAKQQLVRDGVDPLRITVLDTGSACGGYGTILMAAGAAANRGAAHGEVVAAAREMNAGLRFWFAIDTLEFLRRGGRVGTGAAIVGGAIKIKPILTVSSEGIVPVEKVRTESRVLARIAELAEQSIPEGGGYLVQHVQAPERAQVVIDDLTYRLGRGPAFVPGEIGPVIGAHVGPGLIGVGVFPSGLIDIT
- a CDS encoding phage holin family protein, with translation MSTPPENTPLGESISEIIDRTTKIVHEEIELAKAEMSVALQDLLRGSVAGIVGGVFAFFGLFIILIGIAFLISDVIDYGLWPGFLIVALLSFVIGGLLALVALKKIKKGSQLTPSQAISEAKQTRDALQAEADTPIESIDSVAVEEPSAGSAPAAVATPVKPATDPAVVEAKEDLKEAREDANELHLDAKELKKRAKQEAKEAKEAAKAAKVAEQEAAKADAIAAKAAEKAEREAAKAKAQAEKDASKAAKAAEKQAKKGGEQPPQAPPALDAKPYVAPRPPAQPPAVPQRPPAPPSQTPPPAQPPQPPRDTSTPYDPKSDE
- a CDS encoding acyl-CoA carboxylase subunit beta, whose translation is MEELVDELLAKREHNLTGGGEAKIAKQHERGKLTARERLDLLIDDGTWVELGLHARPHFSQRAMEGVDAPADGVLTGYGKVNGRLVGVGAYDFTVMAGSMGLTGEVKLARLRALALNKRMPMIWLLDSAGARIQEAVGSLFAGSGHLFREQVTMSGVIPQIAAVMGPCAAGTAYIPALTDFLPMVKGQGSMALAGSHLVKAATGEDVTDEEIGGYKVHNRKSGVADTECNDDAECIQSIKDYLSYMPSHSGEKPPIKATEDPVNRHSEELLNILPESSRQPYDMYEIIKHIVDDGEYFDMKGKWAKSIITCFARMDGRSVGIVANQPKHLGGILDNDSADKAARFINLCDAYGVPLIYLQDVPGFMVGSKVEEAGIIRHGAKFLYATSRATVPKVTILIRKCYGAGYYVMNGSGYEPDAIYAWPTAEISVMGAEGAVNIIGRSIIEAAEDPEAKREELLAQAQKMIDVYLAAGNGMIDDVIDPRETRHHIIRALEMAENKHVDRPAKKHGVMPV
- a CDS encoding enoyl-CoA hydratase/isomerase family protein, with amino-acid sequence MYENILYEVADGVATITLNQPDKRNALSHGMLDDLVDAFGKAKVDPEVRVAVLTGAGDVFSAGGDLSSFSQDVPLAHKHYGTTRFLDLFRAIAELGKPTICKANGHVVAGGLGVALACDLIVASDAAKFSTPEINIGLFPFMIMAIIYRNVPRKKVNEMLLLGERMTAEEAVNFGLINKAVPREELDEATDAWAKKLAAKAPVVMRLGHDSMINQQDLPYFSALEYLHTQFTVALGTEDAIEGAMAFFEKREPEWKGR
- a CDS encoding carbon-nitrogen hydrolase family protein; this translates as MPEPLIAAAIQMNSQADKAHNNERAHALVREAAADGAQLIVLPEKFNVMGGTEDYFENAEPLDGPTIVSLARIAEELKIDIVAGSIVERIPGQEKLANTSVHIGPDGAIKATYRKIHMFDVVLNGQEYKESDHEDPGNDVVTTELAGGQPLGLTVCYDVRFPELYRILATRGALIETVPAAFTYTTGEAHWELLLRARAVENQLFVIAPNQFGCHDGDRRSYGNSMIVDPWGTVLARAGDVGDAVIAAELDFVAQSAIRDKLPSLANRVPGAYSW
- a CDS encoding 3-keto-5-aminohexanoate cleavage protein — protein: MSGFEKPCILTNSISGVVANKEQHPAIPYTPEEYAAEARSAVDAGAAMIHIHARKHDGTPSFEIENYREITDAIKQECGDVIINFSTGAVGLSVEKRLEYLEAIRPDIAALNMGSMNYAKYSKRRKEFIFGFVFENSFETIIQFLTAMNEYGIRPEHECFELGHLASLEPLIDMGILESPLQISLVTGVLGGTPARAANLKHMASQVPQPGGHGGDGANNWGMVGVSREQWDLVPVAVAEGGNVRVGLEDNLYLPNGELAKGNGELCEEAARQIEAGGRKVASIAEARELLGVPRNV